From the genome of Gemmatimonas phototrophica, one region includes:
- a CDS encoding DMT family transporter, with the protein MPDPRTTNPHAQATGTVYTVLAATGFAAVSILTAKALATGLTLATILAWRYLLSALLLSLWVLAHTYVPIPRRTILGFVVVGGFGQALVVYLALSALRFIPAATLAFLFYTYPLWVTIGQVLRGAERVDRRQLAALTLSLAGIVTMVGGIGVDGTDWRGVALALGAALLYGAYIPILRTLQADHPVAPSSALAKLGAATAFLVGSIVSHSFSWRLSGEAWLTISALAVGSTVLPSVFFVLGLVRLGATRTAIVSTVEPFLTALLAAILLAQPLTGRTLLGGALIATAMLLLQLRGTAEA; encoded by the coding sequence ATGCCTGATCCCCGCACGACCAATCCGCACGCGCAGGCAACCGGCACCGTCTACACGGTCCTCGCTGCCACGGGTTTCGCCGCCGTCAGTATTCTGACCGCGAAAGCGTTGGCTACAGGGCTTACGCTCGCGACGATTCTCGCGTGGCGATACCTCCTGTCCGCGCTCCTCCTGTCGCTTTGGGTCCTCGCCCACACTTACGTGCCCATCCCACGCCGAACGATCCTCGGCTTTGTCGTGGTCGGGGGATTCGGGCAGGCCCTGGTCGTGTACCTCGCGCTCTCGGCGCTTCGCTTCATCCCGGCCGCGACGCTCGCCTTCTTGTTCTACACGTATCCCCTGTGGGTGACAATAGGCCAAGTGCTGCGCGGGGCGGAGCGCGTCGACCGTCGACAACTTGCGGCCCTCACTCTCTCGCTCGCGGGCATCGTCACCATGGTCGGGGGCATCGGGGTGGACGGCACCGATTGGCGGGGCGTTGCGCTCGCCCTCGGGGCGGCCCTCCTCTATGGCGCGTACATCCCGATCTTGCGCACGCTCCAGGCCGATCATCCCGTCGCGCCGTCGTCCGCGCTGGCAAAGCTGGGCGCGGCGACCGCCTTTCTGGTGGGCAGCATCGTGAGCCACTCGTTTTCGTGGCGACTGTCGGGCGAGGCGTGGCTGACGATTTCGGCGCTCGCGGTCGGGAGTACCGTCCTCCCCAGCGTGTTCTTCGTCTTGGGCCTGGTGCGACTCGGTGCGACGCGGACCGCGATCGTGTCCACCGTCGAACCGTTTCTCACCGCACTCCTCGCCGCGATCTTGCTCGCGCAGCCACTCACGGGCCGCACCCTGCTCGGCGGCGCGCTCATCGCGACGGCGATGCTGCTCCTCCAACTCCGTGGCACAGCAGAGGCGTAA
- a CDS encoding lipocalin-like domain-containing protein, with the protein MGLRDPRRGGTLDCILCSLNRGTQLRLCGVSNALAMTSDYAIDAKCCGLDCRNPLYNALAAVIGCRLILVRQRTYTLSKSAAMRRAFKTVVIGSVLAAGCAKERAPFQSPLIGEWQLTSYRLPDSSGGAHPWWDDKPAGLIIYTEAGFMSAQLYDTRRPSVGVRWDSVSADAARTQFAGLTTYYGTYVLDTLAHTVTHTVQGAMSPDWVGRKLVRGYRFISPNEVELRVITDANGRPTSVGPVLVWRRAPSPNER; encoded by the coding sequence ATGGGCTTGCGCGATCCTCGGCGCGGCGGAACGTTAGACTGCATTCTCTGCAGTCTAAATCGGGGCACCCAATTGCGTTTGTGCGGCGTAAGCAACGCCTTGGCAATGACATCCGACTATGCCATCGACGCGAAGTGCTGTGGACTAGACTGCAGAAATCCGCTGTATAACGCGCTGGCTGCAGTGATCGGCTGCAGGCTAATACTCGTTAGGCAACGCACGTATACCCTCTCAAAGTCAGCTGCCATGCGCCGCGCATTCAAGACTGTTGTGATTGGTTCGGTACTAGCGGCAGGCTGCGCGAAAGAGCGGGCTCCGTTCCAATCGCCACTGATAGGTGAGTGGCAGCTGACCAGCTACCGGCTGCCCGATTCCAGTGGTGGCGCGCATCCGTGGTGGGATGACAAGCCTGCTGGGCTCATCATTTACACGGAAGCCGGCTTCATGTCCGCCCAGCTTTATGACACACGCCGTCCGTCAGTCGGCGTTCGGTGGGACTCAGTAAGCGCAGATGCAGCGCGCACTCAATTTGCGGGCCTGACGACATATTACGGCACTTATGTGCTCGACACTCTGGCACACACGGTCACGCACACCGTGCAGGGAGCGATGTCCCCCGACTGGGTCGGCCGAAAGCTGGTCCGCGGCTACCGGTTCATCTCTCCCAACGAGGTTGAGTTGCGAGTCATTACAGATGCGAACGGACGACCCACGTCCGTTGGCCCCGTACTCGTTTGGCGCCGCGCCCCGTCGCCTAACGAACGTTGA
- a CDS encoding pyridoxal-phosphate dependent enzyme, which translates to MPTSLPSDVTASVDISQQEHVRHRRPYDSVLDTIGWTPLIRLSRVARGIRTPLYGKADFFNPGGSVKDRIGMPMIEAHEAAGTLKPGGVIVEATSGNTGVGLAIAAALKGYRCIFTMPDKMSQEKVRLLKAFGAEVIITPTAVPPDHPQNYVQMAKRIVRETPGAVLAGQFENPANPAAHVATTGPELWEQTEGRITHFVAGAGTGGTITGVARYLKSRNPKIKIIAADPQGSVLAELWRTKGEGHPTGAPYKVEGVGQDCVPATLDMAMVDEFISVSDKDAFTMARRLTREEGIFVGGSAGMIAHAALTVARRLDDPEALVVTFLCDTGERYLSKVFNDEWMRENQLLDSPHTSIESVLGNKDASAPAIVSVTTGATVRQAIRLMALHNVSQVPVMDGAVCVGSVAESQLTSQSLADPKTLDKSVGDVMDQPFPTVESDQPVESVAKLLSKSNRAVLMRKDGVVQGIVTRFDVLEYLMHR; encoded by the coding sequence ATGCCCACCTCTCTCCCCAGTGACGTGACGGCCTCCGTCGATATTTCTCAGCAGGAACACGTGCGGCACCGCCGCCCCTATGACAGCGTCCTCGACACGATTGGCTGGACGCCGCTCATCAGGTTGTCGCGGGTAGCCCGTGGAATCCGTACGCCGCTGTATGGCAAGGCGGATTTCTTCAATCCGGGTGGCAGCGTGAAGGACCGGATTGGCATGCCCATGATTGAGGCCCACGAGGCGGCGGGCACGCTCAAGCCGGGCGGCGTGATCGTGGAAGCCACCAGCGGCAATACCGGAGTGGGGCTGGCCATTGCCGCCGCGCTCAAGGGGTACCGCTGCATTTTCACGATGCCCGACAAGATGAGCCAGGAGAAGGTGCGCCTGCTCAAGGCGTTCGGGGCCGAAGTGATCATTACGCCCACCGCCGTGCCCCCCGATCATCCGCAGAATTACGTGCAGATGGCGAAGCGTATTGTGCGCGAAACGCCGGGCGCGGTGCTGGCGGGGCAGTTTGAAAACCCGGCCAACCCGGCGGCGCATGTGGCTACCACGGGTCCCGAGCTATGGGAGCAGACGGAGGGGCGCATTACGCACTTCGTGGCTGGCGCGGGCACGGGTGGCACCATTACCGGTGTAGCGCGCTACCTCAAGAGCAGGAACCCCAAGATCAAGATCATCGCCGCCGACCCGCAGGGGAGCGTGCTGGCCGAGTTGTGGCGGACCAAGGGGGAAGGCCATCCCACGGGCGCGCCGTACAAGGTGGAAGGGGTGGGGCAGGACTGTGTGCCGGCCACGCTCGATATGGCCATGGTGGACGAGTTCATCTCGGTGAGCGACAAGGATGCGTTCACGATGGCGCGCCGGCTGACGCGCGAAGAAGGCATTTTTGTGGGCGGCAGCGCGGGGATGATTGCGCACGCGGCGCTCACGGTGGCGCGTCGGCTCGATGATCCTGAGGCGCTAGTGGTGACATTCCTGTGCGACACCGGCGAGCGGTATCTGAGCAAGGTGTTCAACGACGAGTGGATGCGCGAGAATCAGCTGCTCGATTCGCCGCACACGAGCATTGAGAGTGTGCTGGGGAACAAGGATGCCAGCGCGCCGGCCATTGTGAGTGTGACGACGGGGGCGACGGTGCGGCAGGCCATTCGTTTGATGGCGCTGCACAACGTGAGTCAGGTGCCGGTGATGGACGGCGCGGTGTGTGTGGGGAGCGTGGCGGAGAGCCAGCTCACCTCGCAGTCACTCGCGGACCCCAAGACGCTCGACAAGAGCGTGGGCGATGTGATGGACCAGCCATTCCCCACGGTGGAGAGCGATCAGCCGGTGGAGAGTGTGGCGAAGCTGTTGTCGAAGTCGAACCGCGCGGTGCTGATGCGCAAGGATGGCGTGGTGCAGGGGATCGTGACGCGCTTTGACGTGCTGGAGTATTTGATGCACCGGTAG
- a CDS encoding energy transducer TonB: MPALLIPLTVLGCSERARIARPGGGWFGASSAMPDERPQMLNEDVPFRYPVSLYLQRIEGNVTLRLFLDADGRVVSDSTRVVQPSGHTALDSAAVAGAAQLRFRPARRAGTPIPVSLLYPVHFRHPDGRMPAGDTL, translated from the coding sequence ATGCCTGCCCTGTTGATTCCCCTCACGGTGCTTGGCTGTTCCGAGCGCGCGCGAATCGCCCGTCCAGGTGGTGGGTGGTTTGGTGCCAGCTCAGCCATGCCGGATGAGCGCCCTCAGATGCTGAACGAGGATGTGCCCTTCCGGTATCCCGTGTCGTTGTATCTGCAGCGGATCGAGGGCAATGTGACGCTGCGGCTGTTTCTGGACGCGGACGGTCGTGTGGTGTCTGACAGTACACGGGTGGTGCAGCCTTCGGGTCACACCGCCCTCGACTCGGCGGCGGTGGCGGGGGCAGCGCAGCTGCGGTTCCGCCCGGCGCGTCGTGCCGGGACCCCCATTCCCGTCTCGCTGTTGTATCCCGTGCATTTTCGGCATCCGGACGGCCGGATGCCCGCGGGCGATACGTTGTAG
- a CDS encoding Ig-like domain-containing protein: MRPLPSVVSRVSRHTALSSLLLGALAFGACKSSDGSTGPGPTPTLVRAQTGDLQTGVAGAALPTTLSVLVTDKDSKPVSGRRVDWDVGVGSGTVSPASSTTDSRGVATTTWTVGTTAGVARVSAQVNGVNPASFTATVLPGPVAAIITTPEAAFLGVGDTLRLRASLRDQFGNDIVGQAITYASLDVAATVNSGGLITAVAQGNARIVTSASGRADTVPVSIGPAGSAPCGPTTPRTLALGEVINPVAGTSSLTACLASPVGVLSSEYALTLISTATSFGTTTIADVLGIGTNGPLSAALVSPLPGSATVPLASGVTFSNVLSPTEQFEQTRRAIERRELEPLVADARDWLPVTRQRAALTAVSVGDEIKLNANANLACSSADTRTGRVAAVGTRALVVADKENPSGGYTDAEFASIAATFDTLVFPMDTAAFGAPSNISQYGKIILFYTRAVNALTPQGAGFTIGGFFFARDLYPKTARNGLPACAASNEQEMFYLLVPDPDGAVNGNRRAKDAVTRLNLTTIAHELQHLINASRRIYVNSAPNSTEQVWLDEGLSHVAEELLYFRVSNYNSRQNLVLTDVNGTRAEQFSNFASQNFSRFYNFLIAPETNSPYAPNDSLGTRGAIWNFLRFAAARQGASNEASFLRQLVNSTSTGVNNLQQVLSGGAFADYLRDWTISLIADDYSAATRDGLGTQYTNPAWSFRSIYPGLRIGTSQPLGVYPIATRSLLSNNPQRISLAGGTSSYIRFSVPAGQRALISLSSNGALPPGTLRYGIVRLR; this comes from the coding sequence ATGCGCCCGCTGCCTTCCGTAGTCTCCCGCGTCTCACGTCACACCGCCCTGAGCAGTCTTCTGCTCGGCGCGTTGGCCTTTGGCGCCTGCAAGTCCAGCGACGGCAGCACCGGCCCTGGCCCTACGCCCACATTGGTTCGGGCCCAAACGGGTGATCTCCAGACCGGGGTAGCCGGGGCGGCGCTCCCAACCACGCTCAGCGTGCTGGTCACCGACAAGGACAGCAAACCGGTGTCCGGACGACGGGTAGACTGGGATGTGGGCGTAGGATCGGGCACCGTCTCCCCCGCCAGCAGCACCACCGACTCGCGTGGTGTGGCCACCACCACCTGGACGGTAGGCACCACGGCCGGGGTGGCCCGGGTAAGCGCTCAGGTGAACGGGGTGAACCCGGCCAGCTTCACCGCCACCGTCTTGCCCGGCCCGGTCGCCGCCATCATTACCACCCCCGAAGCGGCCTTTCTGGGCGTGGGCGATACGCTCCGCCTGCGCGCGTCGCTGCGTGACCAATTCGGCAACGACATCGTGGGGCAGGCCATTACCTACGCGTCGCTGGATGTCGCCGCCACCGTAAACAGCGGCGGGCTCATTACCGCCGTGGCGCAGGGCAACGCCCGCATTGTCACCAGTGCCTCTGGCCGCGCCGACACGGTGCCGGTGAGCATCGGCCCCGCCGGATCGGCCCCCTGTGGCCCCACCACGCCTCGCACACTCGCCCTGGGCGAAGTGATCAATCCGGTGGCCGGCACCAGCAGCCTCACCGCCTGTCTCGCCTCGCCAGTGGGCGTACTCAGCTCCGAATACGCGCTCACGCTCATCTCCACCGCCACCTCGTTCGGCACCACCACCATTGCCGACGTGCTGGGCATTGGCACCAACGGCCCGCTGTCGGCCGCGCTCGTCAGTCCGCTCCCCGGCTCGGCCACCGTGCCACTCGCCAGTGGCGTCACCTTCAGTAATGTCCTGTCGCCAACCGAACAGTTCGAGCAGACGCGACGGGCCATCGAACGCCGCGAGCTGGAACCCCTCGTTGCCGATGCCCGTGACTGGCTGCCGGTCACCCGGCAGCGCGCCGCCCTCACCGCCGTCAGCGTGGGCGACGAAATCAAGCTCAACGCCAACGCCAATCTCGCCTGCAGCAGTGCCGACACGCGCACGGGTCGTGTTGCCGCCGTGGGCACCCGCGCGCTCGTGGTAGCCGACAAGGAAAATCCCTCCGGCGGCTACACCGACGCCGAGTTTGCGAGCATTGCCGCCACGTTCGATACGCTGGTGTTCCCCATGGACACCGCAGCCTTTGGGGCACCGTCCAACATCTCGCAGTACGGCAAGATCATTCTGTTCTACACGCGTGCCGTGAACGCCCTCACGCCGCAGGGCGCCGGCTTCACCATTGGCGGGTTCTTCTTCGCACGCGACCTGTATCCCAAGACGGCACGCAACGGTCTCCCCGCCTGCGCAGCGTCCAACGAGCAGGAGATGTTCTATCTGCTCGTCCCCGACCCGGACGGCGCCGTGAACGGCAACCGGCGCGCCAAGGATGCGGTGACGCGACTCAACCTCACCACCATCGCGCACGAACTCCAGCACCTCATCAACGCATCGCGCCGCATTTATGTGAACAGCGCCCCCAACAGCACCGAGCAGGTGTGGCTGGACGAAGGGCTGTCACATGTGGCCGAAGAGCTGCTCTACTTCCGCGTGAGCAACTACAACTCGCGCCAAAATCTGGTGCTCACCGACGTCAACGGCACGCGGGCCGAGCAGTTCAGCAACTTCGCGTCGCAAAACTTCTCGCGCTTCTACAACTTCCTCATTGCGCCGGAAACCAACTCACCGTACGCGCCCAACGATTCACTCGGTACGCGCGGCGCCATCTGGAACTTCCTCCGCTTCGCGGCCGCCCGGCAAGGCGCCAGCAACGAAGCGTCGTTCCTGCGACAGCTGGTGAACTCCACCAGCACCGGCGTGAACAATCTGCAGCAGGTGCTCTCAGGCGGTGCCTTCGCCGATTATCTGCGCGACTGGACGATCTCCCTCATTGCCGACGACTACTCGGCAGCCACGCGCGACGGACTGGGCACACAGTACACCAACCCGGCCTGGAGCTTCCGCAGCATTTACCCCGGCCTGCGAATTGGCACCAGCCAGCCACTGGGTGTCTATCCCATTGCCACGCGCTCGCTGCTCAGCAACAACCCGCAACGCATCTCCCTCGCCGGCGGCACCAGCAGCTACATCCGCTTCAGCGTTCCCGCCGGCCAGCGTGCACTCATTTCACTCTCCAGCAACGGCGCGTTGCCACCCGGCACGTTGCGCTACGGCATTGTGCGGTTGCGCTGA